In the genome of Acetobacter oryzifermentans, one region contains:
- a CDS encoding outer membrane protein assembly factor BamD encodes MSDICIKPQLLRHVLPRVLSVALLTSLAGCGLFNENKKLPPAPKIAAPETLYNNGIDALRTRRYALAASEFETLQQNYPYSGYIANAQLMEGYAYYLKGKYPEAVQQLNRFISLHPTSSDSAYAYYLRALCFYEQIADVQRDQQGTAESMDALEEVITRFPQSKYARDAQLKIDLCRDHLAGKEMLVGRYYQREKNYEGAINRYQRVVQDFQTTNHVPEALERMVEVYLDLGLTDQARKSAIVLGYNYPGSKWYRYAYDNLHRYHLLTDKFPIPGKIVSASDMPKDAEPGTAGAKKGTAMEPDALATDTRNENTQPQAMPIKAAPVTPVKAEPTAPAAPASSPAK; translated from the coding sequence ATGTCTGACATTTGTATCAAACCACAGTTACTTCGCCACGTCCTGCCCCGCGTGCTTTCAGTTGCCCTGCTGACGAGCCTGGCAGGCTGTGGCTTGTTTAATGAAAACAAGAAGCTGCCGCCGGCTCCCAAAATTGCTGCGCCTGAAACCCTTTACAATAACGGCATTGATGCCCTGCGCACTCGGCGCTATGCCCTTGCAGCTTCAGAGTTTGAAACGCTTCAGCAGAATTACCCCTATTCTGGTTACATCGCGAATGCCCAGCTTATGGAAGGCTACGCGTATTACCTGAAAGGGAAATACCCCGAAGCCGTGCAGCAGCTTAACCGCTTTATTAGCCTACACCCCACCAGTTCAGATTCCGCCTATGCCTATTATCTGCGCGCCCTGTGCTTTTACGAGCAGATTGCAGATGTCCAGCGCGATCAACAAGGCACGGCAGAATCTATGGATGCGCTGGAAGAAGTGATCACACGCTTTCCGCAGTCCAAATACGCACGTGATGCGCAGCTAAAAATTGACCTCTGCCGAGACCATCTGGCCGGTAAGGAAATGCTGGTTGGCCGCTATTATCAGCGTGAAAAGAACTACGAAGGCGCGATCAACCGCTACCAACGTGTGGTGCAGGATTTCCAGACCACCAACCATGTGCCCGAAGCATTGGAACGCATGGTGGAAGTGTATCTGGATCTGGGATTAACGGATCAGGCCCGTAAATCTGCCATTGTGCTGGGTTACAATTACCCCGGCAGCAAATGGTATCGCTATGCCTATGATAATCTGCACCGCTATCATTTGCTAACGGATAAGTTCCCTATTCCCGGCAAAATTGTTTCTGCATCTGATATGCCCAAAGATGCCGAACCCGGAACAGCTGGCGCCAAAAAAGGCACAGCTATGGAACCAGATGCTCTGGCAACAGATACGCGTAATGAAAACACACAGCCGCAGGCCATGCCTATTAAGGCAGCACCTGTTACACCTGTAAAAGCAGAACCTACTGCTCCGGCTGCCCCTGCAAGCTCACCTGCAAAATAA